Proteins from a genomic interval of Streptomyces sp. NBC_01445:
- a CDS encoding helix-turn-helix domain-containing protein, which yields MQARLARRLVDLRTAQGWSLEDLERRTGVSRSTLSRIERAVTDPTTTCLAKVCAAYGRTVSGLLAEAEDAPLTHGTVIDAGERIQHDHAD from the coding sequence ATGCAAGCCCGCCTGGCGCGCCGACTCGTGGACCTGCGGACAGCTCAGGGCTGGTCACTGGAGGACCTAGAGAGGCGCACGGGCGTGAGCCGCTCGACGCTGTCGCGGATCGAGCGGGCAGTGACCGACCCAACGACGACGTGCCTGGCAAAGGTGTGCGCCGCCTACGGGCGCACCGTGTCCGGCCTATTGGCTGAAGCAGAAGACGCACCCCTGACACACGGGACAGTCATCGACGCGGGCGAGCGGATACAGCACGACCACGCAGACTGA
- a CDS encoding Crp/Fnr family transcriptional regulator, with amino-acid sequence MTSLRAVGAGMGQWIESEGWPARSLLGTLPEPERTELLNLGTRTRIEAGGVLLREGMRDRHALLLLSGLTKVTATVENGESSLLAVRAAGDTVGEMAALAGTPRSATVIACGPLTAQVLPSGALRGLLLRRPQISIALTGLVADRLRWANRRRLDFHGYPTKVRLARLLVELAAAYGSPGHGGVVIGCRLTQPELATLVGAAETTIHKVLRDLREEGLVETGYRATTIRNVPQLRLLADLAPGQP; translated from the coding sequence ATGACCTCGTTGAGAGCCGTGGGGGCAGGTATGGGCCAGTGGATCGAGTCCGAGGGGTGGCCGGCGCGCAGCCTGCTGGGGACGCTGCCGGAGCCGGAACGGACAGAGCTGCTGAACTTGGGCACCCGGACGCGCATCGAGGCCGGGGGCGTGCTGCTCCGGGAGGGGATGCGGGATCGGCACGCGCTGCTGCTGCTGTCCGGCCTCACCAAGGTCACGGCGACGGTGGAGAACGGCGAGAGTTCCCTGCTTGCGGTCCGGGCCGCCGGGGACACAGTGGGCGAAATGGCCGCCCTGGCCGGCACGCCCCGCTCCGCGACCGTCATCGCCTGCGGCCCCCTGACGGCCCAGGTGCTGCCGAGTGGCGCACTGCGCGGACTGCTATTGCGCCGCCCGCAGATCTCCATTGCCCTGACCGGCCTCGTCGCCGACCGGCTGCGCTGGGCGAACCGGCGTCGGCTCGACTTCCATGGCTACCCGACGAAAGTGCGGCTGGCCCGGCTGCTGGTGGAGCTGGCGGCCGCGTACGGCTCGCCCGGACACGGCGGCGTGGTGATCGGCTGCCGGCTGACGCAGCCGGAGCTGGCCACCCTGGTCGGCGCCGCCGAGACGACCATCCACAAGGTGCTGCGCGACCTGCGCGAGGAGGGCTTGGTGGAGACGGGTTACCGGGCCACCACCATCCGGAATGTGCCCCAGCTCAGGCTGCTCGCCGACCTGGCGCCTGGGCAGCCGTAG
- a CDS encoding Pycsar system effector family protein, translating to MTPVGPAADRSPERDMFTVLHATHQQADTKAGVLAAALAALASTAGGWSRPAVLLWERGGAAGLLAGGLLAAFVCGLAGGAVSLAAALTPRLLRDPGGNRYSFLQLAAASDEQPADAADAHEASASGELSRTVRFLARVAVRKHRWLRAGVACTAVVGVAAGLGATLLPPLV from the coding sequence ATGACACCTGTCGGGCCGGCAGCCGACCGTAGCCCCGAGCGGGACATGTTCACCGTGCTGCACGCGACCCACCAGCAGGCGGACACCAAAGCCGGCGTGCTGGCGGCGGCGCTGGCCGCGCTGGCCAGCACGGCGGGCGGGTGGAGCCGCCCCGCGGTGCTCCTGTGGGAGCGCGGTGGGGCGGCCGGGCTGCTCGCCGGAGGGCTGCTCGCCGCGTTCGTCTGCGGATTGGCTGGCGGCGCGGTGAGCCTGGCCGCGGCGTTGACCCCGCGCCTGCTGCGGGACCCGGGGGGCAACCGCTACAGCTTCCTCCAGCTGGCCGCCGCTTCCGACGAGCAGCCGGCGGATGCCGCGGATGCCCACGAAGCATCGGCAAGCGGGGAGTTGTCGCGTACGGTGCGGTTCCTCGCCCGGGTTGCCGTGCGCAAGCACCGCTGGCTGCGGGCCGGGGTGGCCTGCACCGCTGTCGTTGGCGTGGCCGCGGGCCTCGGCGCGACGTTGCTGCCGCCCTTGGTCTGA
- a CDS encoding tetratricopeptide repeat protein, with amino-acid sequence MTQSVDAAVAQAHADVVALFRDTPVTDAAGLAAVCRAARDRLTAMPVPDPHDPHHWDAYRVLTPTVQSLLGYAREAGDPSGEAARFRALLIGVLHYLYDSRRAAAGIPLAELVQRDWEEHLGETHPDTIVALERLAACRHDGEGAEQSRPVLERIVRLRSQSLGADHPDTLHSLCNLGVCLNTLGDYREALRLNSETLQRCERHLGSDNWTTNRAMNVTASSLFGLGEHSSALFMYRAVHRWHLQRSGASSLDTLDAAADVAHTLHALGDYEAARTLNADLLHIYERTAGKDYHGTQQTRARLTQNLEALRRDA; translated from the coding sequence ATGACACAGTCCGTCGACGCCGCAGTGGCTCAGGCACACGCGGACGTCGTGGCCCTGTTCCGCGACACCCCCGTCACGGATGCCGCCGGGCTCGCGGCGGTGTGCCGGGCGGCCCGGGACCGGCTCACGGCGATGCCGGTCCCCGACCCGCATGATCCGCATCACTGGGACGCCTACCGGGTGCTCACGCCGACCGTACAGTCCCTCCTCGGCTACGCGCGCGAGGCTGGCGACCCGAGCGGCGAGGCGGCACGCTTCCGTGCCTTGCTCATCGGCGTGCTCCACTATCTCTACGACTCCCGCCGGGCGGCAGCCGGTATCCCCTTGGCAGAGCTGGTGCAACGCGACTGGGAGGAGCACCTCGGGGAGACGCACCCGGACACGATCGTGGCGCTGGAACGGCTCGCCGCCTGCCGGCACGACGGGGAGGGCGCTGAGCAGTCCCGGCCCGTGCTGGAGCGCATCGTCCGGCTGCGGTCACAGAGCCTCGGCGCCGATCACCCGGACACCCTCCACTCGCTCTGCAACTTGGGCGTCTGCCTCAACACTCTCGGCGACTACCGAGAGGCCCTCCGGCTGAACTCCGAGACCTTGCAGCGGTGCGAGCGCCACCTCGGCTCGGACAACTGGACAACCAACCGCGCCATGAACGTCACCGCATCCAGCCTCTTCGGCCTGGGCGAGCACAGCAGCGCACTCTTCATGTACCGGGCCGTACACCGCTGGCACCTCCAGAGGTCGGGCGCGTCCTCCCTGGACACGCTCGACGCGGCGGCCGACGTCGCCCACACGCTTCACGCCCTCGGCGACTACGAGGCGGCCCGCACCCTCAACGCCGACCTGCTCCACATCTATGAGCGCACGGCCGGCAAGGACTACCACGGCACGCAACAGACGCGCGCCCGGCTCACGCAGAACCTCGAGGCACTGCGGCGTGACGCCTAG
- a CDS encoding IS5 family transposase (programmed frameshift) translates to MGQGTWSWIVPDGLWEIARPLIPADRVRPQGGGRQNTPDETLFAAIIYVLVSGCAWRALPPCFGVSKSTVHRRFMIWSRAGVWGRLHEAVVHRLDDAGLVDVSRVVLDSAHVRGKRGGEHAGPSPVDRGKPGSKMHILSDANGLPLIVGLSAANVHDSLALKPMVEGHQTRHDPYRGRYFKPQRLHADKAYDIPHLRRWLWGKHIGVRIARKGVESSERLGRRRWVIERTMSWLTGYRRLSPRYERQPANHLAFLGLAAALCCYKRLLKLTM, encoded by the exons ATGGGTCAGGGGACGTGGAGTTGGATTGTTCCGGACGGGTTGTGGGAGATCGCCAGGCCGTTGATTCCGGCGGATCGGGTGCGGCCGCAGGGTGGCGGAAGGCAGAACACGCCTGATGAGACGCTGTTCGCCGCGATCATCTACGTACTGGTCAGCGGTTGCGCCTGGCGGGCGTTGCCGCCCTGTTTTGGGGTGTCGAAGTCGACGGTGCACCGGCGGTTCATGATCTGGTCGAGAGCCGGTGTGTGGGGTCGGCTGCACGAGGCAGTTGTGCATCGGCTGGACGATGCCGGCCTCGTCGATGTCTCCCGTGTCGTGCTGGACTCCGCGCACGTGCGGG GTAAAAGAGGGGGCGAACACGCAGGTCCGAGCCCCGTGGACCGGGGCAAGCCGGGTTCCAAGATGCACATCCTGTCGGACGCGAACGGACTGCCCCTCATCGTCGGTCTCTCCGCCGCCAACGTCCACGACAGCCTCGCGTTGAAACCCATGGTCGAGGGTCACCAAACGAGACATGACCCCTACCGCGGACGCTACTTCAAGCCACAACGCCTTCACGCCGACAAGGCCTACGACATCCCGCACCTGCGGCGATGGCTCTGGGGCAAGCACATCGGGGTCCGCATTGCCCGCAAGGGTGTCGAGTCCAGCGAACGATTAGGGCGCCGCAGGTGGGTGATCGAGCGGACGATGTCGTGGCTGACGGGCTACCGCAGACTCAGCCCTCGTTACGAGCGCCAACCGGCCAACCACCTGGCCTTTCTCGGCCTCGCCGCAGCCCTCTGCTGCTACAAACGGCTCCTCAAACTCACCATGTAG